CGACGGTTTCCAGAAGGGCGACCGGTGCGTCTCCACCGAGTTCGGTGAGGTCGGCTCGGCGGCGAACAACCCGTCGCTGCTGATCACCGGCGCGCCCCGCCAGGTCAACCGGAACCAGGCCTTCACCCTGCAGGTCAGCACCCGCAACCTGATCCGCGACCGGTTCCTCGCGGCCGGCCAGGGCGGTTACTACGTGGAATCGAGCGTGCTCAAGAACGGCCTGGTGCGCGGCCACTTCCACACCGCGTGCCGGATGCTGGCGAGCACGAACGAGGCGCCGACCCCGGAAGGCGTCCCGGCGTTCTTCGTGGCCACCGAGGACAGCAAGGGCGGGCGGACGCCGGACACGGTGACCATCCAGGTCCCGGGGCTGCCGCAGTCCGGGCTCGCGCAGTGCGCGTCGTGGGCCGGTGACGGCTCACACCGGATTCCGATGATGGAGCGCGCCAACCAGACGCCGGCCTTCGACACGGTCCGCATCCGGGTCCGCTGACCCGACGACGAGAAGGGCCCGCCGGCCGGTGGGCCCTTCTCGCAGGTCCGGGTGATCAGGCGCGCCCCGTAGGATTCGAACCTACGACCGACGGATTAGAACACTGCCGGGCGTGTCGACTCACCGGAGATCATCAGATCTCCGCTTGACCTGCCGAGACGCTGATTCGGTCCCGTTGCGGTCATCCAAGATCATGGTGATCCATCCGCGATAACGCTGATTATGGGTAACAAACTGGGTAACCGCTCCGCGCCCTCGCCGGAGTCATTCGTGCTGTTCAACGCTGGATTGGCCGGCTACCCCAGGGCCGAGACGATCTCGGTGGCGAGGTCCATGCTGCCGGCGGCGACGAATCGCTGTCGCCGGTCCATCGCCTTGGCTACCTCGTCGAACGTGTCGAACCCGTAGTCAAGGGATACGGGCTTGCCTTCCAGGTCAAGCACTGCTCCGCCGGAGGCGTGCAGGATGTAGTGCCCTGGTGCGAGGTCCCACACTGCGAAGCCCTTGGCGAACTCGATGACGGACTCGGTCATACCGGCCGCGACATGGCACAGGCTGACCGACCCGAAGTCGACGCCGATGCGGCCCCGGCTCTTTCCGTCCGTGCCGGGCGTGTCCAACGCTTCAATGAGCCGGGTCTGCTGAGACAGGGGGATGAACCGCTCACCCGCCTTCATCAGGAAGTTGGTGACCAGGGACTCGGAAAGCTTCTTCGTCGAGCGCTGCTTCAGCTCGAACGTGTCGGAGTCCGCCGTGATGACGAAAGCGCGGTCAACGCCCTGGTCGTCACGTGCGCCGACGTAGAGCTGAAGGTGATGGAAGATGTCGCCCACCACGGCGACGATCGGCTGAGCCGCTGCGCGCGAGTAGACCATCACGTGCGTGTAGCCGAGCAGGCCCCGTACCGCCAGTTCGCTGGTGTCCAGGGGATCGACGAGCACGCACAGATCAGGGTCGGAGTTGTCGCCGATGACCTCCGGTTCGGCTTCCTCGGAGGCGTAGACGAACGATCCGAGGATGGGGGTCAGGAGTTCCCGGTACCGGCGATGCATCCACAGGTCATGCTCGGACAGGAAGTTGTCCTCGTGGCGCAGGTTCTCGCTCTCGCCGCGCCTGCCGGTCAGAGCCGCTTCGATGAGTCGTGGCCGCAGCTCTAGCATCACCCCTCTCACCGTCTCGGCGATTTCGTGAGCGAGGGGTGGCATGTCCTTGGCCTGCTCCATCAGCGCGTCTCCAGTCCTCTCAGCGCAACTCCAACGGCGGTTCGATACCGGGTGGGCTCATCGTCGCTGCGATGAACACCGCCTCGAAAGTTGCCGCCTGAATGATCTTTGCTCCGGTGAGTTCTTCGAAGCTCTCGACTTCAAGCGTGTTGCCCTTCGTCATAGCTCCGAACACGGCGAAGTACAACTCGGCACCGGGGTATCGCTCGCGTAGCTCTCGGGCCACCAGGCCCACCACGTCAGCATGCTTGACCTCGAAGTCGCAGATCACGATGACCGGAGCCTCCACCGAGTCGGGGAAGTGTGATTCCGGCGCGAAGCTGATCGCGTTCCTCGCGCGGTTACAGCGGAGGTACCCGATCGAGCATCGGTTGAACTGAGCCGACGCCAGGAAGGTCGCCATCACGAGGCCGGCCTCATTGATGCCGAAGCAGATGTCCGCGTCCAGGCGGCGACCGAGACTCTTGATCTGCCTCATGATGCGCTGAATCCCGAAGCCGAAC
This window of the Actinoplanes oblitus genome carries:
- a CDS encoding inositol monophosphatase family protein; translated protein: MEQAKDMPPLAHEIAETVRGVMLELRPRLIEAALTGRRGESENLRHEDNFLSEHDLWMHRRYRELLTPILGSFVYASEEAEPEVIGDNSDPDLCVLVDPLDTSELAVRGLLGYTHVMVYSRAAAQPIVAVVGDIFHHLQLYVGARDDQGVDRAFVITADSDTFELKQRSTKKLSESLVTNFLMKAGERFIPLSQQTRLIEALDTPGTDGKSRGRIGVDFGSVSLCHVAAGMTESVIEFAKGFAVWDLAPGHYILHASGGAVLDLEGKPVSLDYGFDTFDEVAKAMDRRQRFVAAGSMDLATEIVSALG